One genomic region from Streptomyces sp. NBC_00457 encodes:
- a CDS encoding glycoside hydrolase family 38 C-terminal domain-containing protein, which produces MPKAPLTRPSWWDSDIARDILRDRVVTTSAGIGDLRLQLSGEPLLRRDGKGGLLQSIRLRLRRHGAGSHDALPRVTRARVTTSGGTPVTCEILPGPGSDTRILVPEVDAPTPLLIELPDLEEGTRFDFEARPQRHWTLHLVQHSHLDIGYTDPQGRVMAEHRAYLDSLLELCHDTDDWPEPARFRWAVEGFRSFQDWQSNRPRRQVESFLDRVREGRIELTAMPFNLHTETCSTDELHELLRPVLDLRDRHGIDIRTAMQTDVPGQVVGLPDVLAGNGIRYLSVAHNWAGRAVPHLVGGEHLPRLFRWQAPSGNNLLVWRTDTPHGLAYMEGSILGFDESYHHVDDLLPAYLSALAEFPYPHEGRGIPGFPILDHGVTSDPYPWDVLHLRVLGKFADNGPPRRIISDTVRRWNEQWAFPQLRASRNQDFFEDAEKRVGDRLETYQGDWSDWWVDGVGAGAVPLAATRRGQAALAEAQTVAGYAQLMGAPGSSVVTETAPAVYRSASLFNEHTWGAGDPWTHGDHGQGSGETQWHWKYAQALRAHDDAETLLDSATALLGEAFTPSAGALAGYYIVNTCSWPRTETARLFLPESTVALSEAVQVLDARTGTSLPFREEAQSNDRHRAAGRFLHVPLTDVPACGAVRLDILPGATSSASSTSSTENGDSTDLPAVPTVLENDHLRVTVDLSRACIGSILDKHTGRELVRQDAVIGFNGYVYDEYATAGAFNHQSSKTVADDSMHLLASRHTAPPAALVERRADATGHTLVYECAPAGTRRLRVTVRLPHDAARIDIENRIDKTATLTKESAFFAFPFALDDPAVRMEATGGVTGTGLATVPGSATHMRAVRRWISLSDGRHHAALATADAPLVQLGGIAIPYVPYPQSLPQEEPATVFSWVHNNIWDTNFPAQQAFDHAFRYSVGFASGGLGEQLAMRTAAVTSHPLVAVRARAEAQPEPPAQTRFLTVEDPRIRLVGLTVPSEGNLMIRLQSIADVPVTCRLSTPFPFTRAFRTNYLGLAPSELTPQPDGAVHVDVPAFGTAAVTLRLRRAAVG; this is translated from the coding sequence ATGCCCAAGGCCCCATTGACCCGGCCCTCCTGGTGGGACTCCGACATCGCGCGCGACATCCTGCGTGACCGCGTGGTCACCACCAGCGCCGGCATCGGCGACCTGCGGTTGCAGTTGTCGGGCGAGCCCCTGCTGCGCCGCGACGGCAAGGGTGGACTGCTCCAGTCCATCCGACTGCGCCTGCGCCGCCACGGCGCGGGCTCGCACGACGCCCTGCCGCGCGTCACCCGGGCCCGGGTCACCACGAGCGGGGGCACTCCGGTCACCTGCGAAATCCTCCCGGGTCCGGGCTCCGACACCCGCATCCTGGTGCCGGAAGTGGACGCACCGACACCCCTGCTGATCGAGCTGCCCGACCTGGAAGAAGGCACCCGGTTCGACTTCGAGGCGCGCCCGCAGCGTCACTGGACGCTCCACCTGGTGCAGCACTCCCACCTCGACATCGGCTACACCGACCCCCAGGGGCGGGTGATGGCCGAGCACCGCGCCTACCTCGACTCGCTGCTCGAGCTGTGCCACGACACCGACGACTGGCCGGAACCCGCCCGGTTCCGGTGGGCCGTCGAGGGCTTCCGCTCCTTCCAGGACTGGCAGTCCAACCGCCCTCGCCGCCAGGTCGAGAGCTTCCTCGACCGGGTGCGCGAAGGCCGTATCGAACTCACGGCGATGCCGTTCAACCTCCATACGGAGACCTGCTCCACCGACGAACTGCACGAACTCCTCCGCCCCGTACTGGACCTGCGCGACCGGCACGGCATCGACATCCGCACAGCCATGCAGACCGACGTGCCCGGCCAAGTGGTCGGCCTGCCCGACGTCCTGGCGGGCAACGGCATCCGCTACCTCTCCGTGGCGCACAACTGGGCCGGACGCGCAGTACCGCATCTCGTCGGCGGGGAACACCTGCCACGGCTCTTCCGCTGGCAGGCACCCAGCGGCAACAACCTCCTGGTCTGGCGCACGGACACACCGCACGGACTGGCGTACATGGAGGGCTCGATCCTGGGTTTCGACGAGTCCTACCACCACGTCGACGACCTCCTGCCCGCCTATCTCAGCGCGCTGGCCGAGTTCCCCTACCCGCACGAAGGCCGCGGGATCCCGGGCTTCCCCATTCTCGATCACGGCGTCACATCCGACCCGTACCCCTGGGACGTGCTGCACCTGCGTGTGCTGGGCAAGTTCGCGGACAACGGCCCGCCCCGGCGGATCATCTCCGACACCGTGCGCCGTTGGAACGAGCAGTGGGCGTTCCCGCAGCTGCGGGCCTCCCGGAACCAGGACTTCTTCGAGGACGCCGAAAAGCGTGTCGGGGACCGGCTGGAGACCTACCAGGGCGACTGGAGCGACTGGTGGGTCGACGGAGTCGGCGCCGGGGCCGTCCCGCTCGCAGCCACGCGCCGCGGCCAGGCGGCCCTCGCCGAAGCGCAGACCGTGGCTGGTTACGCTCAGTTGATGGGCGCGCCCGGCAGCTCGGTCGTCACCGAGACCGCGCCGGCCGTCTACCGTTCGGCCTCCCTGTTCAACGAACACACCTGGGGCGCCGGTGACCCCTGGACCCACGGCGATCATGGACAGGGCTCCGGCGAAACGCAGTGGCACTGGAAGTACGCGCAGGCCCTGCGCGCCCACGACGACGCGGAGACCCTGCTGGACTCCGCCACCGCGCTGCTCGGCGAAGCCTTCACACCCTCCGCAGGAGCTCTGGCCGGCTACTACATCGTGAACACCTGCAGTTGGCCACGCACGGAGACGGCACGGCTGTTCCTGCCCGAGAGCACCGTGGCCCTGAGCGAGGCGGTGCAGGTTCTCGATGCCCGTACCGGCACGTCCCTGCCCTTCAGGGAGGAAGCCCAGAGCAACGACCGCCACCGGGCAGCCGGCCGGTTCCTGCACGTGCCCCTCACCGACGTGCCGGCTTGCGGAGCCGTGCGCCTGGACATCCTCCCTGGTGCCACTTCCTCCGCTTCCTCCACTTCCTCCACGGAAAACGGTGACAGCACCGACCTGCCCGCGGTTCCGACCGTCCTGGAGAACGATCACCTGCGCGTCACGGTTGATCTGAGCCGGGCCTGCATCGGCTCCATCCTCGACAAGCACACCGGGCGCGAACTGGTCCGGCAGGACGCCGTCATCGGCTTCAACGGCTACGTGTACGACGAGTACGCCACCGCCGGAGCGTTCAATCACCAGTCCAGCAAGACCGTCGCCGACGACTCGATGCACCTGCTCGCCTCGCGCCACACGGCACCGCCCGCGGCACTCGTCGAACGCCGCGCCGACGCCACCGGCCACACGCTGGTCTATGAATGCGCCCCGGCCGGCACGCGCCGACTCCGCGTGACGGTGCGCCTCCCCCACGACGCGGCTCGCATCGACATAGAGAACCGCATTGACAAAACCGCGACGCTGACCAAGGAGAGTGCGTTCTTCGCCTTCCCCTTCGCCCTGGACGATCCCGCCGTACGCATGGAAGCGACAGGCGGCGTCACGGGTACCGGACTTGCGACCGTGCCAGGGTCCGCCACCCACATGCGAGCCGTCCGGCGCTGGATCAGTCTGAGCGACGGCCGCCACCACGCCGCGCTGGCAACGGCCGACGCGCCCCTCGTGCAGCTCGGCGGGATCGCGATCCCTTACGTTCCCTATCCGCAGTCGTTGCCGCAAGAGGAACCGGCCACCGTTTTCTCCTGGGTGCACAACAACATCTGGGACACGAACTTCCCCGCTCAGCAGGCTTTTGATCACGCCTTTCGCTACAGCGTCGGCTTCGCCTCCGGCGGGCTCGGCGAGCAGCTGGCCATGCGCACCGCGGCCGTCACCAGCCACCCGCTCGTCGCGGTCCGCGCCCGTGCCGAGGCTCAGCCGGAGCCGCCGGCGCAGACGCGGTTCCTGACCGTGGAGGACCCCCGCATACGTCTCGTGGGCCTGACCGTCCCGAGCGAAGGAAACCTCATGATCCGCCTGCAGTCCATCGCCGATGTCCCGGTCACCTGCCGTCTGAGCACCCCGTTCCCCTTCACCCGGGCCTTCCGCACTAACTACCTCGGCTTGGCCCCGAGCGAACTCACCCCGCAACCGGACGGCGCCGTCCATGTCGATGTGCCGGCCTTCGGAACGGCAGCAGTCACCCTCCGGTTGCGACGAGCGGCAGTCGGCTGA
- a CDS encoding quinone oxidoreductase family protein: protein MRAIVVSEAGGPEVLRLRERPAPRPGPGEVLVDVRVAGVNFFDTAIRRQALAEVPGAEGVGVVAETGEGVRGFAPGDRVAWLTINSHGSYAEQIVLPASGVVAVPDAIDDETAAAVLLQGLTAQHFATVSHPVRPGDIALVHASAGGVGMMLTQVIRARGGTVIGLVSRPEKVEPAADVGADHVLVSTGDAFVEPVRELTGGEGVHVVFDGAGATTFAASLQVLRTHGTMVFYGPLIGDVPTITMNDIPRSTRLTYGVTEDYIRTPEELKARTAELYALVEKGELTVRIGGRYPLAEAAKAHADIESRTTTGKLLLIP from the coding sequence ATGAGAGCGATAGTTGTCAGCGAAGCAGGGGGACCGGAGGTGCTGCGGCTGCGCGAGCGGCCGGCACCTCGTCCGGGCCCGGGAGAAGTTCTGGTGGACGTACGCGTGGCGGGTGTGAACTTCTTCGACACCGCCATCCGCAGGCAGGCACTGGCCGAGGTGCCGGGTGCGGAAGGCGTCGGCGTGGTGGCGGAGACGGGCGAGGGCGTGCGCGGGTTCGCCCCGGGGGATCGTGTCGCATGGTTGACGATCAACAGCCACGGCAGCTACGCCGAGCAGATCGTGCTCCCGGCGAGCGGTGTCGTCGCGGTGCCCGACGCCATCGACGACGAGACGGCCGCGGCCGTGCTCTTGCAGGGCCTGACCGCGCAGCACTTCGCCACCGTGTCCCACCCGGTGCGGCCGGGGGACATCGCACTCGTGCACGCGTCCGCCGGCGGGGTCGGGATGATGCTCACCCAGGTCATCAGGGCCCGCGGCGGCACCGTGATCGGCCTGGTGTCGCGGCCTGAGAAGGTCGAGCCTGCCGCCGACGTCGGCGCCGATCACGTCCTGGTCTCCACCGGTGACGCGTTCGTCGAGCCGGTGCGCGAGCTGACCGGTGGGGAGGGAGTGCACGTGGTGTTCGACGGTGCGGGCGCGACCACGTTCGCCGCATCGCTCCAAGTACTGCGCACGCACGGCACGATGGTGTTCTACGGGCCGCTGATCGGTGACGTGCCGACCATCACGATGAACGACATCCCCCGCAGCACCCGTCTCACCTACGGCGTGACCGAGGACTACATCCGCACACCTGAGGAACTCAAGGCGCGCACAGCCGAGTTGTACGCGCTCGTCGAGAAGGGTGAGCTGACCGTCCGGATCGGCGGACGCTACCCGCTGGCCGAGGCCGCGAAGGCCCACGCGGACATCGAGTCGCGCACGACCACCGGGAAACTCCTGCTGATCCCGTGA